One Calditrichota bacterium genomic window, TAATAATGATTTGCAGAATTATTTGATCGGAAATTTGCGTTTGGAAAATGAAATATGGAGACTTTAATATGTTAATAAATAAATCGCCGGATATTAAGAGCTCGGAAATTACAGATGAACAGGATTATGTAAATCGACGAAAGTTTATAAAATTTTCACTGGCTACAGTTGGTGGAATGGCCTTAAACAGCCAGTCACTTTTTGCTGCTCAAAATAATTCGGGGTTGCGAGAGCTAAAAGATGTGAAGCCAAGCAAATTTAGTACAGTAGAGAAAAAAAATTCATGGGAAAATATAACCACGTATAATAATTTTTATGAATTTGGCACCGGCAAAGATGATCCGGCTGACTATGCCCATACTTTGAAAACCAAACCCTGGAAAGTTGAAATTTCAGGTCACTGTAATAAACCTGGCAATTATGATGTTGATGATATAGTAAAAAATAACCAGCTGGAAGAAAGGATCTATCGTTTACGTTGTGTTGAAGCATGGAGCATGGTTGTGCCGTGGATTGGCATTCCATTGAGCGCAATAATAAATAAGGCTGATCCAACTTCAAAAGCAAAGTATGTTGAGTTCACTACTTTGAATGATCCTAAACAAATGCCCGGACTTAGAAGTTCAGTTTTACCCTGGCCATATATTGAAGGTTTGCGTATGGATGAAGCAAAGAACCCATTGACGCTTCTTGCTGTTGGACTGTATGGCCGGATTTTACCAAATCAAAACGGCGCTCCAATCCGATTGGTTGTGCCATGGAAATATGGGTTTAAAAGTATTAAATCCATAGTAAAAATCCGCTTTGTGGATAAAATGCCACGTAATACCTGGAATGTAGCTGCGCCTCGTGAGTATGGGTTTTTTGCCAATGTAAACCCAAATGTTGATCATCCGCGCTGGAGCCAAAAAAGGGAAAGGCGTTTGGGCAATTTTTTTAAGCAGGAAACAGATCTGTTTAATGGCTACACAGAACAAGTTGGTCAAATGTATTCCAAGTTAGACCTTAATAAATGGTTTTAGTTAGCAAATTTATATATAAAGATTTTTAAAGAACTTGCCATAGGTCTTTATTCGGACTATATTAAGACCTAAAAAAGGACTGAATATGAAATTAAAAAATATTAAACCGGTGAGCTACTTCAAAGCCCATGCTTCCGAAATTTTAAAAAATGTATCCGATAACCAGGAAACATATGTAATCACCCAAAACGGTGAGGCCAAAGCAGTTGTGCAAAGCATTGAGGATTTTGAGATCACACAGAATACGCTGAACATGCTGAAATTGTTGAGTCAACGTGAACAGGAAATTAAGGAAGGAAAAACAATTCCAGCCAAAGAAGCTTTTAAACAGATCAGAAACAATATAGATCAATTTAGAGAACAGAATGAAAAATGAATTTTAATGTTACTCTAACTCCAAGTTCTCTAAAGGATATCAACGAAATATTTGAATACGTCTATCTAAATGATTCACTTAACAACGCCACCAAACTAATTTCCAGAATTGAGGAAAGTATCTTTTCATTAGATACTTTTCCTTTGCGAGGACATTCAATACCAGAGTTGGAAAGTTTAATTAAAAAGAACTACAAAGAGATTCATTTTAAACCTTATAGAATTATTTATCGAGTTGAAGATAGGGATGTTTATATTTTGGCAGTTCTCGATGGTCGTAGAAATATCCGTGAGTTACTTTTAAGACGAATAGATGATTAATGATAAAAAAAATCAAACCTGTACTTGTCTTCTTTTGTTTACTCCCAATATTGTATTTGATCTATGCTGCTTTTACAGATAACCTTGGGGCAAACCCAATTGAAGAATTATTACGCCAAACCGGTTTCTGGACTTTAATTTTTTTAGTAGCCACTCTATCAATTTCGCCAATAAGGAAATTCAGCGGCTGGAATAAAATTATTCAGTTTAGACGAATGATTGGTTTGTTTACATTTTTTTATGCTTTTCTGCATTTTGGAGTATACCTTGGATTGGATCGCTTTTTTGAATGGCCCGAAATTGTTGAAGATATTTCCAAACGGCCGTTTATTACGATTGGTTTTTCGGCGTTTATTTTGCTGATTCCGCTGGCCATAACTTCTACAAAAGGCTGGATTAGACGGTTGGGCAAAAAATGGAAAAAGCTTCATTACCTGGTTTACTTGGTTGCGGTTTTAGGGGTTGTTCATTTTTGGTGGCTGGTCAAAAAGGATATCACTGAGCCTATGATTTTTGCAATTATTTTTACGGCACTCTTTGGAATTCGAACAATCAAATCCCAAAAAAGAAAATGAAATCTAATAAGATAATTACAGTTTATACTTCACAAAATCAGACTGACCACATTATGGTTCAATCCATTTTAGAAGGGCAGGGCATAAAATTTTTTACAAAAAATGAAAACCTGCAAAACCTATTTGGTGTCGGTCAATTTTCCACCGGATATAATCCCATTACAGGTCCAATGGAAATTCAGGTTCATCCACAGGATGTAGAAATTGCCAAAACGGTAATAAAAGATTATCTGGGGAATGAGCGGTCTGTGAAAGGCATGTCGTATTCTGAAGGATCTGAAGAGATTGATAATAAAACTGTAAATGAATATAACCATTGCCTTAACGCAGCAATAATTATCGGGCTTGTTATCCCTCCGTTAAATCTTTACCATTTATTAAAAGCCATCTTAATAAAAAACAATTCGCATTTAAATTTAGATGGTGGTTTTAAGCTTACTTTAGCTTCACTTTTATCGTTATTTGGGTTGTTTATTTTGATTAAATTTATTGTTTGACGCTAGCTTAACAATGAATAGGAGACAATCAGCTGACCGTTTTCCCGCCACTTAACCCAACCTTTTCCAAGGGATTTAAAACCATCATCAAACTGTTCAACATAAGCCCATTGGTTCGAAATACGCAAAACTTTTAGAAAAGCATATTCCTGCATGTTGATTGGGGCAGCGTGTGATAAAGGTTTTATCCGGATTAGATTATTCTGGGGCTGTAACGGTTCGATGCTGTTTATGGTTAATAAAAATTCTGGCCAAAACTTTATCTGGCAATTAGTTTTACTTAAATAGGATTTTTGACCATTATACTCATTTACTAAAACCTCAATAAAACCAGATTGGATTGAAATAATGCGTAAATAGAGAATATCATAATCCAGTTTTAAATGAGCAGGAGCGAACCATGGTGGGGCGTAGCTGATTTCAATTCCCCGTTCAGTTCTTTTAAAAACCAGGCTGTCAGTTGGCAAATGGTCAGAAATTGATTTTTCCAGGTTGGGATTGTTATAAAAATAAAGAACGTGTAAATCGTGGAAATTTGGTTTGGCCATCCCAAGACCCATGGGCGGCTTATTGCTGTTCAGCGCCTGTGGAGCAGAAATCATGGAAACAGAACTCGTGGTTACTTTTGTCTTTTGGGGTTGATTATCTGGATTCAAATCTGATCGGTTTGTGTTGTATCTGTAAATGGAAAAAAGTAGAAATATAATAAGTAAAGCAGCATAAATCTTATTAATTAAAACAATCAATTCGTTTTTCAAATAGCGGGCTAAAACAATGGCTAAAATAAAAACAATTACCCCGCTCATTACGCCATAACCCAAAACTATTGCGCCACCGGCTAAGCCTTGATTTTTCCCCGCTCCTGTAATACCCGCAAATACCATTCCCAGAAAGAAGAAAATGAGTGCGGACAATAAGTAAAATAAAATATGTGAAGTATTAATTTTTTTCATAGCTACTCCCGATTATTCAGCAGAAAGCCGCATAATTTCGACTATCATATTTTTTGCCTTTTCCATATCCGAAATATAAATGTGTTCATCTGTGGAATGTTCAAGCTTTGCACCGATCCCAACACCGGCCATTTCAATGCCGTTATTATTATAAATGGATGCATCTGTGAAGCCGGTAATAAAAGTGGTTGTCGCGTTGATCCCAACACTATTCAAAGCTTTCTTCGAAATCTCAACAACTTCTGAATCAGGATTGATTTCAACAGCTTTACATTTATTATCGATAAGTATTTCTACTTCTGCGCCATTGCTTGTAACCTCATCCCGAATTATTGTTTCCATTTCCCGGCAAATTTTTTCAGCTTTTTCATGATTTAAACTACGGCACTCAGCAAGAAAATTGGCGCTATCGGGTACACCATTACGGATGATCCCGCCATTAATAACACCCACATTGGCTGTACTCTCTTCATCAAGTCGGCCTAATCGTAATTTTGCAATGGCAAATGCAGCGGCTTGAATCGCATTAATTCCCTTTTCAGGCTCCATACCTGCATGGGCGCCGCGTCCTGTTATATTAACATCAATGGCGTAATAAGATGGCCCGCCGATTATAATTGTTTCAAGTTCATCATTATCCAGCAGGTAACCTTTTTTTGCTTTGAATTGGGCGAAGTCAAGTTCTTTTACTCCAAGCAAACCAACTTCTTCATGGCGGCTTATGGCTACTTCCACAGGCGGATGAACCTTTGCAATTCTTAAAGCTTCAAGTAACTCAGCAATTCCCGCTTTATCATCTGCGCCCAAAATTGTATTTCCTTTGGATCGAATGACGCCATCTTTTAAAACAGGCTCAATGCCTTTGCCGGGTTGGACAGTATCGCCATGGCAGGAAAATAATATGCAATCTTTCCCAAAGCATCCAAGCTCTGCGAATTTAGCAATCAGGTTTCCATAGCTGTCAATAATGACGTTGGCCCCAAGTTTTTCAAACTCCGGTTTTAGCCAATTCATGAAGTTAGCTTCATTTCCAGATTCACTTTCAATTTTAACCATTTCCATAAACTGTTTAATCATGCGCTCATTCATAGTAATCACCGTTTTTTGTAACTTGGATTGTATATAAAGGATAGTATTCCGCAATTTGCTTACAATATCACTAAATAACCCAAAGTAATAAAATAAAGGAAATATTTAAAGCCAATTGTGAAAATTAGTTAATCAGTTTGGCATTCTGATTCTTAGTAATTTATGGCTTTGTATTTTGCATAGCTTTTTAGGACAGTATGTGATGGAGAAGCATTCTTAAATGATATGGCCTTCCCTTCATAAGGATAAGCAGGTGATCCTTTAACAACAATAAAATGTAAGTGAGGGTATCCGGCCTTTCCAGAACGGCCTGTTACTCCAAGAGGACTGCCTTGCTTAACTTTATCGCCGACTTTAACATCAATACCATCCATTGGTGAATGCAGATAATAAGCATATGTCTTATCGCCATGGTCAATTAAAATGTAATTACCAATCCCACCACCATCACTTGGAGCATTTTCAACAACAGTATGAACAGTACCTGCTCGTGAGGCAATAAAAATTGTACCTATCGGCATATCAAAATCAAATGCATACTGATCTGGTTGGGTAGGTCAGACATTTTAGTAGCATTATAGTGCCTGCACAACAAATTAGCTTTTTGGTTTTCTGATGAAGAAGACATCAGTTCTGGTCAGGCTTGGGAAAGCAAGTCCCATTTCTGGCTTCCGAACCATTTATAAACTCTATCAGACATGGTACATGCATTAAATTTGAATCATCTTATTAAAAATTCTCAATAAGAATCAACACCTATCTATTAAGCAGTTCTGATTTAATTCAATTCTGCTTTTTTTGATTAATTTGCCTGATCAAGAATAATTAACATACATGTATTTGTTCGGTTATCTGCTTGGCAAATATTGCGTAGTATTCCAATATCAAGTTTCGGGTTTAGAGGTGTTTTCTAATAATTATTAGTCAATGTTTCAAACTGCATCAACTATTTCATTTACAATTTTTTCTGTATCAGACAAGCTTTTACCCTCGCTAAAAACCGGATATATTTTTAAAACAAATATTGCCAATTGTGTAGAATTTAAAGGCAGGAATCCACTTGGGAATAGCTTTGCATTTTCTTTTATAAAAATGGCAGCAGATTTGATAGCTAGTTGATTACTGAGATCATTTTCATTTGAATAGTCAAACATCCATTTTTCAGCTTGTTGAGATATTTGACTTATTTCTTTTTCACTCTCATTGATGCTGGTTGCCGGGAATATGCGGCAATCATAATTACGGCATGTTAGGGGCCGGTCATCATAAATGGAACACGCGCTATTAACAAACATAGGACAGTGACCATTTTTATCATAGCCCATAAGAACATTGCCTTTGGGAAGTCCCGGTGCCGGAAATAAAAGTTCTTTCGGAATTCGGTTTATGGTTTTTTTCTCTTTAGGTTTTATATGGATAAAAAACGACGAAGTGCAACAGGCAGTACATTCGCCACAAGGCACATCCATTCCGGTGTTATTTTTTTGCGTATTACGGATTTGTTTAAGCCAGGTTGAAAAATTACCCGCCGGAAAACCTTGCGATGTTTTCATTTTAGATTCACTTTATTATATAACTAAATCATTCACAGGCTATTTTGGTATTTTGGCTTCAAAAAAGTCAATAACAGTTTTCATTATTTGCACTCTGTTTTCTTTTTCTGAAATCGTTTCAAATGGAAAGCCAAAGGTGACTATTTTATATTTTCCTGAAAACGCAATTCCGGCACTAAAACCATTTTCTTTGTAACGGATTATTGTTTTAGATCCACCAAATCCCCGGATGGCATCCGGTGCTTCAACCCTGTAAATATTTGTATTATACTTAGTGTTGAAAGTAAAATTTTCAGGAAATTGGAAAGCGGATTTTTTTACGGTAAAAACATCACCGTTTTTAACTGCATGATTTGCCACCCATCTCATTTTTAAAACTTCACGGGCAAAAAGTTTGTCGGGGTAGGTTTCCTTACCATGAAATAAATCTGTTCCTATGTAGGCGCCTGATAAAAAGAGGGAGCCGCCGGAAGATAAAAATGTTCGAACCTGCCGTTTTAACTTTTCAGGAAAGGTTTTAAATTCTGTGCCACGGATTGAATCAAGTTCGGTTCGCTGCCAACCGGTTTCCTTCTCCTCGCCCATAATCAAATCAACGATATTGTAGTTTTGCAATTTAATTTGCTCATCCATAACCGCTTCATCACTGGCAGAAACAAATGAAAAACCAGCTGTTTTAATTGCATCCCCATGGATAAATGGATAATCAAATGTATTGCCGGCAATTACTTTCGTCTCCTGGTCAGCGTAACTGGCACCATGGCCGGTCCGGTCATCCGAAACCCATTTACTGTTCTTATCAAAATTGTGCTGATCGCCAATAAAACTAATATCATATTTGTCAGGAACACCATTATCAAGGTTGTAAGCAAAACCCTGCCAATCACCCTGATCAATTGTTGCAGGCGGGGCAACACGGTCAAATCCGTTAACAATTAATATCGGCCTACGGTTATCGTCCATTTTGCAAACTGCTAATATTTCGGATGGGAAACTTTCTCCGCCATCGTTTAAGGCTGTTACTTTAAAACTGTATATTTGTCCGGCGATTGGATTATTAAGTTTAAATTGATTCTGTTCTACAATCTGGCCATTGTTAAAACCACCTTTATTGATTCGTGTATAAACTTTGTAAGAGTTTGCATTAGCAGTCGGTTCAAGCGGATCGGCCTTGGGTTGCCAGTTAAGAATTATATTTCCAGAATTGTCAAAAACTGCGCTAAAATGATCAACCGGAAGGGGCTGAACTATATAGTCCCTTTTATTCTGCGTGGCGATAAAACGTAACATGGCTTTATAAATTGCCCGTGATGCATGAAAACGAAAACGCGGATCTAATGCAAATTTCATATCAAAAAAGTTTTGATGCGACAATAGCTCTAATAAGGTGGAAGGAACATTGGGACGATAAGCCTCGCTATATTGTGCATCCATCAAAAAACGCCTTGTCCATTCGGCATCAAATAGTTTTTTTATGTCATCAACAAGCTGGCTTTGTACCAGGTCGGACAAATCCCGGTTGGCCATTCGTGAAATTCCACTAGGAAATACGGTTTGTGTGTCCGCTCCGGTTAAGCTGTAAATTTGCAGGGTGCCAAATGTAGTATCAGTTTTGGTAATTCCCGCATCTGTATGAAAGGCAAGTGAAAGATCAATTGGAATTCCTAAACCCGGAACATTGCGATTTTTGTTTGGGCCGGCTGGAGCGCCAACCAAATAATTTACCCATTCACCACGGCTTTGATAGTCGTCTTTATAATCACTTTTATTGTCATTTAAACTGTATACAAGTGTATCCGGGAAACCGGCAGTTTGTAACCAATAGCGGGCAGCTTCTGTAAATTTTGGTCTGCCACTAGTCCTGTCGCCCCGCAAAACTTTGCCTAAACCGCCGCCAAACTTTACGGCGTCCGCAGAAACAATCTTGCCCAAATGCCTGCTTTTGTTAGAAAGTGTAACCCGTCCATTTTGAGGATGATAACCTTTTCCAAATTTAAATGTGCCCAAATAAATCCATGTGCCACCGCCAATCTGCTGGTTAACAAGAAACTCAGTTTTACCACCTGTATGATGAACGGTATACAAGGCATCGTCAACATTCTCTATGCTACTATTGTAGGAAATATAAACAGCATAATGTCCTTCATCGGGGAAGGATGGTGTCCAATTAATATGGGCTGTGGCCATAGTATCGGATTCTGTAAAACGATAGGTACCACTTGAAAACGGGTTGAAGTTTACATGGTATGGCTGTTGGCCTATCGCATAACCAGATTCATTTCCGCTAAACCAGGCCTTTAAATTGCCACTTCTGTTTTCAGAATAGGAGGTCCTGTTTTCATCCTGATGCAGAGAATCATTATCTACAATTATTTCATTTATTTGTGTGTCACGCTCGCGTGGGAGGAAAACATTTGCCCCGGCGTTTTCTAACATCGGGACCAGATATGGGATTGTAAATGACATGGGTGATAAATCTTCAACTGTACCAAACAGACGCGCACGTTGCCACAACCATCTATCACGATATTGGTCATAATACCATCCGTGGCTATGCCATAAAGCAATATTATTTCCATACAATCCATGAGAAGAATAGTTGTTTTTATTAACTTTTCTAACAATGGGTTTTGGCTTGTTTTCGCTCTTTATGGCTAAACGGGAATTATCCCATCCGTCTCTGTTTGGACGGTAATAGTTTGGGATAAGGTTTTCGATTGGTTGGTTCAGTGTTATAATTTTTTGAGAATAATTGTTGTAATCATCCCCTAATGTTTTCCGTAATTCAGAATATGTTTGCAGCACATTATCTTCGCGGAAAGGTATGTACGAAAATGGCTTGGAAAACTCTATTATTATTTCTTTTTTTTCTTTATTTAAAGAAAGTTTTTTAATTCGCGTAACCGGATGAATTTTGATTGGATAACCGGACGATTGTACCAAAAAAACAAAGTCTTCTACTTTTTTATGAAGCTCTTTTGTTTCGTAATCCATCCCGGAATAATCATATTTTTGCCCCTTGCGGATTAATTCCGGTTGGCAGGCAATAAAAAATAAGATTGAGGTTAATACAAAAAATAATTTTTTAGAAAACATACTTAAACCTTTGTTTGTAGTTAAGAAATTGAAGCTATTCCTTTATAAAAGAGGTAAATCGATAAAAAGCACAAAATAATTCCGAGAGCTTGAATAAGTCTGTTTATAAAATCAATATTCAGTTTGCTGCGATGCCTGACAACGAAACGGGCATAACCATACAACCAGGCCAGCCCTCCAACGGCAGCTGTAAGTGCATAAATAATTGTTAATAAAACAACGGAAATACTTTCATTGCCTTCATTAGTTTTTTCATTCTCCGGATTAGCTTTAATTTCATGATTAAATTCCGGCCCGGCTATTTGGGAAACAGCATCGACATTTGAATTTAGCGCTTTTTCAAGACCGCCAGTTTCAAATCCCAAAGATGATACAAATGAAAACACCATAAACGATGTTACAAGCCAGCCCAAAAATAAGGTTGGGTTTGTCAGGCTCAGAAAGAATCCAATCCGGAACCCACCACGGTTTGCCAGTTTATCTGTTATGATTTTTTTTGTGTCTATTTTTGTCAGTTCAATTTTAGTTTTCAGGATTCGTATGCCCATGGTGAGGGAAAGTATAGATCCTGCCAGCAAAAGATAAGGGATGGCTGGTTTATAATATGGATAAAGTGTTGCAATTCCGAATACAGCCAGCATAATGTATAAGAATTCTGCAATAACATTTCCTATTGCAGTTCTGGCACAAAAACGTAGCTTTCCTTCCAAAGCTTTTGATGTGATTATTATACTTATTGGCCCTGCCACAGGCATTGAAAAAATAAACCCGGCCAGAAATCCTGTTACAGAAATTGTTAGAATATTTTCAAGCATTATTTAAATGAAATTAATTGAGTTAGTCAATTGACAATCTTTATAAAAATTAACATTTCTGGATTTATTTAAAAAATTTATTTCTGCGTAAAAATCACGTGATCAATTGGTTGACACAATCCAATGATTTGAGTAAGTTTGCAAGCCTGAAAACAAAAATGAAATTTAAAACGGCCAGGCCCCACGCAATAGGACTTCGCCCAACTCCGTCAGGCCCGGAAGGGAGCAGCGGTTAGTGAACAAATATGTGCCGTGGGTTTACCTGGCTTTTTAGTTTCGTCTTTCTTTAATCTTTTAGTTTTAATCTTTGAAAACCTATGTCTTACGTTGTAATTGCCAGAAGATACAGACCTCAACAGTTTGCCGATATTGCCGGCCAGGAGCATATAACCCGTACGCTTTCTAATTCAATTGCGAACGGGCGCATTGGCCAGGCCTATATTTTTGCAGGTCCGCGCGGTGTAGGAAAAACAACCGCTGCCCGTATTCTTGCCATGGCATTAAATCA contains:
- the msrP gene encoding protein-methionine-sulfoxide reductase catalytic subunit MsrP → MLINKSPDIKSSEITDEQDYVNRRKFIKFSLATVGGMALNSQSLFAAQNNSGLRELKDVKPSKFSTVEKKNSWENITTYNNFYEFGTGKDDPADYAHTLKTKPWKVEISGHCNKPGNYDVDDIVKNNQLEERIYRLRCVEAWSMVVPWIGIPLSAIINKADPTSKAKYVEFTTLNDPKQMPGLRSSVLPWPYIEGLRMDEAKNPLTLLAVGLYGRILPNQNGAPIRLVVPWKYGFKSIKSIVKIRFVDKMPRNTWNVAAPREYGFFANVNPNVDHPRWSQKRERRLGNFFKQETDLFNGYTEQVGQMYSKLDLNKWF
- a CDS encoding type II toxin-antitoxin system Phd/YefM family antitoxin, coding for MKLKNIKPVSYFKAHASEILKNVSDNQETYVITQNGEAKAVVQSIEDFEITQNTLNMLKLLSQREQEIKEGKTIPAKEAFKQIRNNIDQFREQNEK
- a CDS encoding type II toxin-antitoxin system RelE/ParE family toxin — its product is MNFNVTLTPSSLKDINEIFEYVYLNDSLNNATKLISRIEESIFSLDTFPLRGHSIPELESLIKKNYKEIHFKPYRIIYRVEDRDVYILAVLDGRRNIRELLLRRIDD
- a CDS encoding sulfoxide reductase heme-binding subunit YedZ, with translation MIKKIKPVLVFFCLLPILYLIYAAFTDNLGANPIEELLRQTGFWTLIFLVATLSISPIRKFSGWNKIIQFRRMIGLFTFFYAFLHFGVYLGLDRFFEWPEIVEDISKRPFITIGFSAFILLIPLAITSTKGWIRRLGKKWKKLHYLVYLVAVLGVVHFWWLVKKDITEPMIFAIIFTALFGIRTIKSQKRK
- a CDS encoding DUF2007 domain-containing protein is translated as MKSNKIITVYTSQNQTDHIMVQSILEGQGIKFFTKNENLQNLFGVGQFSTGYNPITGPMEIQVHPQDVEIAKTVIKDYLGNERSVKGMSYSEGSEEIDNKTVNEYNHCLNAAIIIGLVIPPLNLYHLLKAILIKNNSHLNLDGGFKLTLASLLSLFGLFILIKFIV
- a CDS encoding M20/M25/M40 family metallo-hydrolase, yielding MNERMIKQFMEMVKIESESGNEANFMNWLKPEFEKLGANVIIDSYGNLIAKFAELGCFGKDCILFSCHGDTVQPGKGIEPVLKDGVIRSKGNTILGADDKAGIAELLEALRIAKVHPPVEVAISRHEEVGLLGVKELDFAQFKAKKGYLLDNDELETIIIGGPSYYAIDVNITGRGAHAGMEPEKGINAIQAAAFAIAKLRLGRLDEESTANVGVINGGIIRNGVPDSANFLAECRSLNHEKAEKICREMETIIRDEVTSNGAEVEILIDNKCKAVEINPDSEVVEISKKALNSVGINATTTFITGFTDASIYNNNGIEMAGVGIGAKLEHSTDEHIYISDMEKAKNMIVEIMRLSAE
- a CDS encoding M23 family metallopeptidase, encoding MPIGTIFIASRAGTVHTVVENAPSDGGGIGNYILIDHGDKTYAYYLHSPMDGIDVKVGDKVKQGSPLGVTGRSGKAGYPHLHFIVVKGSPAYPYEGKAISFKNASPSHTVLKSYAKYKAINY
- a CDS encoding YkgJ family cysteine cluster protein — its product is MKTSQGFPAGNFSTWLKQIRNTQKNNTGMDVPCGECTACCTSSFFIHIKPKEKKTINRIPKELLFPAPGLPKGNVLMGYDKNGHCPMFVNSACSIYDDRPLTCRNYDCRIFPATSINESEKEISQISQQAEKWMFDYSNENDLSNQLAIKSAAIFIKENAKLFPSGFLPLNSTQLAIFVLKIYPVFSEGKSLSDTEKIVNEIVDAV
- a CDS encoding xanthan lyase encodes the protein MFSKKLFFVLTSILFFIACQPELIRKGQKYDYSGMDYETKELHKKVEDFVFLVQSSGYPIKIHPVTRIKKLSLNKEKKEIIIEFSKPFSYIPFREDNVLQTYSELRKTLGDDYNNYSQKIITLNQPIENLIPNYYRPNRDGWDNSRLAIKSENKPKPIVRKVNKNNYSSHGLYGNNIALWHSHGWYYDQYRDRWLWQRARLFGTVEDLSPMSFTIPYLVPMLENAGANVFLPRERDTQINEIIVDNDSLHQDENRTSYSENRSGNLKAWFSGNESGYAIGQQPYHVNFNPFSSGTYRFTESDTMATAHINWTPSFPDEGHYAVYISYNSSIENVDDALYTVHHTGGKTEFLVNQQIGGGTWIYLGTFKFGKGYHPQNGRVTLSNKSRHLGKIVSADAVKFGGGLGKVLRGDRTSGRPKFTEAARYWLQTAGFPDTLVYSLNDNKSDYKDDYQSRGEWVNYLVGAPAGPNKNRNVPGLGIPIDLSLAFHTDAGITKTDTTFGTLQIYSLTGADTQTVFPSGISRMANRDLSDLVQSQLVDDIKKLFDAEWTRRFLMDAQYSEAYRPNVPSTLLELLSHQNFFDMKFALDPRFRFHASRAIYKAMLRFIATQNKRDYIVQPLPVDHFSAVFDNSGNIILNWQPKADPLEPTANANSYKVYTRINKGGFNNGQIVEQNQFKLNNPIAGQIYSFKVTALNDGGESFPSEILAVCKMDDNRRPILIVNGFDRVAPPATIDQGDWQGFAYNLDNGVPDKYDISFIGDQHNFDKNSKWVSDDRTGHGASYADQETKVIAGNTFDYPFIHGDAIKTAGFSFVSASDEAVMDEQIKLQNYNIVDLIMGEEKETGWQRTELDSIRGTEFKTFPEKLKRQVRTFLSSGGSLFLSGAYIGTDLFHGKETYPDKLFAREVLKMRWVANHAVKNGDVFTVKKSAFQFPENFTFNTKYNTNIYRVEAPDAIRGFGGSKTIIRYKENGFSAGIAFSGKYKIVTFGFPFETISEKENRVQIMKTVIDFFEAKIPK
- a CDS encoding LysE family transporter, which gives rise to MLENILTISVTGFLAGFIFSMPVAGPISIIITSKALEGKLRFCARTAIGNVIAEFLYIMLAVFGIATLYPYYKPAIPYLLLAGSILSLTMGIRILKTKIELTKIDTKKIITDKLANRGGFRIGFFLSLTNPTLFLGWLVTSFMVFSFVSSLGFETGGLEKALNSNVDAVSQIAGPEFNHEIKANPENEKTNEGNESISVVLLTIIYALTAAVGGLAWLYGYARFVVRHRSKLNIDFINRLIQALGIILCFLSIYLFYKGIASIS